The Bacteroidales bacterium genome segment AATACATTATACCCCTTTTATCTTGTACAATAGCCCAGTTTTGTGTTTCTGCATTATATTCTGCTGATGTGTAATTTCGTATAAACGGGGAGCCAAGTTCGGTATTTGTTTGGGCAAAACAATTATTAGAGTTATGAATTAAAAGAAAAAATAAGATTATAATAAATTGTAAATAAATGAAAATATTTATTTTTAGATACTTCATTTTGTTTTTTGTGAAATAAGCAAGAAAATAAAGATAACTAAAAATAATTATAGTAAAAAGAGTTTGTAAGAAAACTCCTATATTATCATTTCGAACGAAGTAAGAAATCTCATTCAATTAATATACATCGTGTTATGAGATTTCTCCTTTCAGTCGAAATGACAGTATAATTATAAATTTCAGAAGACTTACAAATATACTACAATTGTTTACTCGACTTAAAAAGTCGAGTTCCAAACCCTTTGTAGTATATTACCTAAAATCCGCAAGTCAAGGCTTGACTCCTTTAAAATTAGGCATTTTAGCCATAATTAACAGTATAAGTCAAGCCCTGACTATCAGGAACTTAAGTAGCTTCTTGCGGATTCAAGGTATTATAAAATATTTCTTGTCCGGCAAAACTGAGTGAGTGTAATTTCACTAAAATAAATCAACATCACCATAGGACTCATGTATTTTTAGTCCCATTATTAAAACATCATCAACTTGGTTTTTGTCTCCTTTCCATGAATTGAATTCCTTATGTAATATTTTTTTCTGATCACTTAGTGATTTATGACAAATTGATAATAAAAATTCTTTAAATCTTCCACTTCGGTATTTACGGTCATCTGTACCGCCAAATTGATCGACAAAACCATCGGAAAACAAGTAAATAGTATCATCAGCCTGTAATTGTATTTTATTATTGGTAAACGGTTTTTCTTTTAAATGAACACCTATTGGCATATTATCAGGCTTATAGTGAGTTAGCTCTGGTTTACCGGATTCTTTATTATTTCTAATTATATAAATTGGATTATTTGCTCCCGCATATTGCATTTTCATTTCTTCAATATTAATAATACATAAAGCCATATCCATTCCATCACTTGCTGTGTTTTTTCTTCTATCCTGGTGCAATGCTAATTTTAACTTTTTACGTAATTTATTAAGAATAGTATTTGCTTTTAAATTATTTCTATTTTTTAATGAAGAAACCGCTTCATTAAGATACGCAATTCCTAACATGCTCATAAATGCACCGGGAACTCCATGCCCGGTACAATCAGCAACTGCAACAAGGATATGGTTATGCACCTGCTTTATCCAGTAAAAATCACCACTAACAATATCTCTTGGTAAAAAAAGGACAAAACTTTCAGGTAAAAATTGTTTTAAAAAATATCTGTTTGGAAGTACAGCATTTTGAATTACACTGGCATAAGATATACTTGAGATAACACTTTTATTATTATCTTCTAATTCTTTTTTTTGCAATTGTAACAGTATTTCTGCTTTTTTACGCTCTGTAATATCATAGTATATTGAAAGTTTAGAACCATCTCCAAATAAAATATTCTTAATATGATAATCGTTATTCCTGATTTCATCATGATAATCATAAGCAATTTTTCTATCAGTTCTTAATTTATTAAAAACACATTTTTCGCATGGTTTATCAGAATTATAGATGGATTTATGACAAGTTTTCCCAGTTGCATCGTGCCCAATTATTTCTTTCATTGCAGGGTTCATATAAGTAATTTTATAATCAGGCGAACAAGTATATACTCCATCAACATAAGAATTAAGAATCATTCTCTGTTCTTTTTCACTTTTTTCCAGTGCTAATAAGGCTTCTTTTCTTTCAGTAATATCTCTTAAAGCTGTTACTCTCAATTTTTTCCCTTTGTAAATAACATTTCGCGATTCTGCTTCAACAGGTATTCTGGTTCCGTCTTTTTTTATCACTTCATATTCATAAGGTTTTTCATATTTCTCATTTATTTTTTGTTGAATCAGTGCATGATATTCCTGAGGGATTAATAATTCTATCATATTTTTACCAATTAATTCTTCGTAATCATATCCCGATATATTAGCAAACGAATGATTTATTTCCACGGCAACTCCCTTATCATGAATTAATATTCCTTCAAAAGTTAGATTGGACAGCTTCTTAAACTTATCTTCGCTATTTTCAAGAGCTTTAAGAGTATTCTTTTGTTCGGTAATATCTTCTTTTAATGCAATATAGTTGGTAATACGATTATTACTATCTTTTATTGGTGCAATAAGACATTTTTCAATAAATTCATTTCCGTTCTTTTTTTTATTTATGAATTCTCCCTGCCATGTTTTCCCTGAAGTTATGGTTTTCCAAAGTTTTTTAAATGTTTCTTTAGGTGTTTTTCCTGAATGTAATATTTTTGGATTTTTCCCTTTGACTTCTTTAAAACTATATCCTGTAAGTTTAGTAAACATAGGGTTTGCATACTCAATATTATTATCAGTATTAGTAATTATTATTGATACAGGACTTTGTTCAACGGCTGTTGAAAGCTTATGAATCTCTTGTTCAGCTATTTTACGTTCAGTAATATTTTCAAGCAGTACATAACTATTGATAATTACGCCATCAAAATTTTTAATTGGTATGAAATGAATGTTAAACCATAAAACTTTTCCATTGTTTGGTTTAAAACAATATTCCTTATGAGTTTTTTCTCCCTTTTTTATAAAATTATGATAATCATCTACAAAACTATTATTTTTAAATAAAAAGAAATCTTTAATATTTGTATCTTTAATTGAGTAAAATCCGTTAATATCAAACAGATGCAAAGTAACAGAATTTGCATCTATTATAGTGCCATTGCTCTTAATTGTTAAAATACTATAAGGCGTGTTGTTATAGATATGACGGAAATATTTCTCTCTTTTTTTTAGATCTGCTTTAATAAGTTTACTTTGAGTAATATCTCTGAATATTGACTGGACAATTCCTTTTTTCTTATCAATTACTTTAGAGCTGCTTTCGACATCAATAATTTCACCATCAGCTCGTTTCAATTTCGTTTCAAACCTGTAAGTGCCGAGTTCTCGGATTTTAATAAAGGATTTAACAGCACTTTTCATTGTATTTTTATTAAAAACTGACAATAAAGGTTTCTCAATCAGTTCTTTTTTATCATACTTTAACATTTGGCAGGCTTCTGCATTAATATCAAGGATTTTACCTGTTGGTGAATGAATTATTATTCCATCTTTAGATTGCTCAAACAACTTTTTGAATTTTTCCTCACTCTGCATAAGTTGAACACTTGATTTAATCAATTCAAGATTTGTAAGGTCTAATTCATTATTTACTTTCTTTAATTCCTTGTTTTGCATTCTAATAATATCTCTTGCCTTTTTTAATTCAATATGAGTATTAATCCGGACAATTAGTTCTTCCGGGTCAAAGGGTTTGGTAATATAATCAACTGCTCCTACATCGAAGCCATTAATTAGATTTTCTATATTTGCACCACCTGTGAGAAAAATTACGGGAATATCAATCGTCCTCGGATCTTTTTTTAATTTTTTACAAACTTCATATCCATCTAATCCCGGCATGAAAATATCCAGCAAGATAATATCAGGTTTTACTTTTGGAATTAAGTTTAAGGCTTCCTGTCCACTTTTAGCAAACGAAAGTTTTGCTCCTTCTTGTTCTAAAATTTCATTTAATATGAGAAGATTTTCTTCCATATCATCTACAATGAAAATGCTTTTTTTCTCTATGCTCATAGTTTAACAGGTATTAGGCACTAATTACAATGTTTGACCACAAACGGGGCTATATTACTTAGTGACATTATTCTATTTGCTGCATTTAGCTTAATTGCTTCTTTAGGCATTCCGAAAACCACACAGGAATCTTCATCCTGTGCAACGGTCATAGCTCCGGCTTCCTTCATTTCGAGCAAGCTTTTTGCTCCATCATCGCCCATACCTGTCATAATAACACCGACAGCATTTTTGCCTGCATACTTTGAAGTTGAACGAAACAAAACATCTATAGATGGTCTGTGCCTGTTAACCAGTGGTCCGTCTTTTATTTCTACATAATATCTTGCACCACTTCTGTGTAATAACATATGTTTATTTCCGGGAGCTATTAAGGCTCTTCCTCTGATAACAGTGTCGTTATTTTGAGCTTCTTTAACATCAATAGCACAAATGCTATTCAATCTTTCGGCAAACGAACGGGTAAAATTTTCGGGCATGTGCTGAACAATAATTATCCCAGGTGAATCGGCAGGGAAAGCTTGTAAAAACTCACGAATTGCTTCAGTTCCACCAGTTGATGCACCAACTGCAACCACTTTTTCAGTAGTTTTTATCATGCTTCTTTTGGTGGTTTTTTGCAAAACTGCATCAGCTGAATATTTTGGCTGTACTTTAATTTCGCTTACTTTTTTTCTTTTTAGTTTAGCTTGTGCAGCAGCTTTTACAGCATCACAAATAAAAATACTTGATTCTTCAAAGAACTTTTTTGTACTGATTTTAGGTTTTGTAATAATCTCAACAGCACCATATTCCATTGCTTTTAAAGCAGTTTCTGTACCTTCACCGGTAAGACTAGATATGACAACAATAGGGATAGGGTGCTGGGTCATTATTTTTTTCAGGAAAGTAATTCCATCCATACGTGGCATCTCAATATCCAAAGTTATAACATCAGGAACTTCATTTCTTATTTTTTGTGCGGCATAAAACGGGTCTGATGCTGTACCTATTACTTCTATTCCTTTATCAGTATCAAATATTTGTGTTAACACCCTTCTAACAACGGCTGAATCATCCACTATCAATACTCGTATTTTGTTTTTTTTCATGAACGTTTCATTTATTTATTTGTCATTCAGTTGTCATTCGATTGTCATTTGGTTGTCATTCAGTTGTCATTCAATAGTTATTTAATAGTCATTAATACTGATTACCGATTACTGTTTACTGCCTACTGATTACCATTTGTTTTTTTTATGTATTTCATCAATACTTCTCCTGTATAAGTATTAAATTGTATTTTCCTTCCGAATTTTCCACCGATACTCTCGGCTAATATTGATATTTTTTCTTCCCTTAAAATTTCTTTAGCAATAATAATATTACGTTCACCTATTTTAAAACTTGGAATATTAGTATCAATAACTTCTCCACCTCCGAACATTTTAGCCACAATATTATTACGTGTACTTCCTAACCTGACCATTTCTTCTATTAATTTAGTGATGGCAATATTTCCATATTTTGGAGATGCCAGCTCTTTGCCATTCCAAAGCGGCAGCATATAGTGGTTCATGCCGCCAAACTGGTTTACTCTATCCCATAAACAAATAGCAACACATGACCCAAGCACTGTTTTAATAATTGTAGGCCAATGTTTGACATACAAAGTTGACGGGTATAAAAAGTGTTCTTTTATTATATCGTTAGTCATCTTTATTTAAAAGAGTTCATTTTCACCAAAAAAAACTTCA includes the following:
- a CDS encoding PAS domain S-box protein produces the protein MSIEKKSIFIVDDMEENLLILNEILEQEGAKLSFAKSGQEALNLIPKVKPDIILLDIFMPGLDGYEVCKKLKKDPRTIDIPVIFLTGGANIENLINGFDVGAVDYITKPFDPEELIVRINTHIELKKARDIIRMQNKELKKVNNELDLTNLELIKSSVQLMQSEEKFKKLFEQSKDGIIIHSPTGKILDINAEACQMLKYDKKELIEKPLLSVFNKNTMKSAVKSFIKIRELGTYRFETKLKRADGEIIDVESSSKVIDKKKGIVQSIFRDITQSKLIKADLKKREKYFRHIYNNTPYSILTIKSNGTIIDANSVTLHLFDINGFYSIKDTNIKDFFLFKNNSFVDDYHNFIKKGEKTHKEYCFKPNNGKVLWFNIHFIPIKNFDGVIINSYVLLENITERKIAEQEIHKLSTAVEQSPVSIIITNTDNNIEYANPMFTKLTGYSFKEVKGKNPKILHSGKTPKETFKKLWKTITSGKTWQGEFINKKKNGNEFIEKCLIAPIKDSNNRITNYIALKEDITEQKNTLKALENSEDKFKKLSNLTFEGILIHDKGVAVEINHSFANISGYDYEELIGKNMIELLIPQEYHALIQQKINEKYEKPYEYEVIKKDGTRIPVEAESRNVIYKGKKLRVTALRDITERKEALLALEKSEKEQRMILNSYVDGVYTCSPDYKITYMNPAMKEIIGHDATGKTCHKSIYNSDKPCEKCVFNKLRTDRKIAYDYHDEIRNNDYHIKNILFGDGSKLSIYYDITERKKAEILLQLQKKELEDNNKSVISSISYASVIQNAVLPNRYFLKQFLPESFVLFLPRDIVSGDFYWIKQVHNHILVAVADCTGHGVPGAFMSMLGIAYLNEAVSSLKNRNNLKANTILNKLRKKLKLALHQDRRKNTASDGMDMALCIINIEEMKMQYAGANNPIYIIRNNKESGKPELTHYKPDNMPIGVHLKEKPFTNNKIQLQADDTIYLFSDGFVDQFGGTDDRKYRSGRFKEFLLSICHKSLSDQKKILHKEFNSWKGDKNQVDDVLIMGLKIHESYGDVDLF
- a CDS encoding chemotaxis response regulator protein-glutamate methylesterase, which translates into the protein MKKNKIRVLIVDDSAVVRRVLTQIFDTDKGIEVIGTASDPFYAAQKIRNEVPDVITLDIEMPRMDGITFLKKIMTQHPIPIVVISSLTGEGTETALKAMEYGAVEIITKPKISTKKFFEESSIFICDAVKAAAQAKLKRKKVSEIKVQPKYSADAVLQKTTKRSMIKTTEKVVAVGASTGGTEAIREFLQAFPADSPGIIIVQHMPENFTRSFAERLNSICAIDVKEAQNNDTVIRGRALIAPGNKHMLLHRSGARYYVEIKDGPLVNRHRPSIDVLFRSTSKYAGKNAVGVIMTGMGDDGAKSLLEMKEAGAMTVAQDEDSCVVFGMPKEAIKLNAANRIMSLSNIAPFVVKHCN
- a CDS encoding chemotaxis protein CheD → MTNDIIKEHFLYPSTLYVKHWPTIIKTVLGSCVAICLWDRVNQFGGMNHYMLPLWNGKELASPKYGNIAITKLIEEMVRLGSTRNNIVAKMFGGGEVIDTNIPSFKIGERNIIIAKEILREEKISILAESIGGKFGRKIQFNTYTGEVLMKYIKKTNGNQ